A portion of the Marinobacter alexandrii genome contains these proteins:
- a CDS encoding calcium/sodium antiporter — translation MSNVLLNFFLVIVGFVLLIKGADYLVNGASSLAKRFNVSDIAIGLTVVAMGTSAPELVVNIISGSVQDVGSGANEVVFGNIIGSNIFNIFLILGIASIIYPLTVERNALWKEVPYSLLATFIFFILVNDALFFGSDTNSLDTKDGIILLAMFVLFLVYIFMNLNRNPEAEVEDIEIHGSLKTTIMIVLGIVGLVFGGNLIVENAVTIAKFYHVSDKMIGLTILAAGTSLPELATSAVAAFHKKSDLAVGNIVGSNIFNLLLVLGATAIVHSPLVFTPTLNTDLYIVMIGTLMLFVFMFTLNKFKLDRSEGIIYIVGFLIYSYYLFVREQILPGFF, via the coding sequence TTGAGTAACGTATTACTAAATTTCTTTCTTGTAATCGTAGGATTCGTTCTCCTTATCAAAGGAGCTGATTATCTTGTCAATGGGGCATCTTCTTTAGCCAAACGCTTTAATGTATCTGATATTGCTATTGGCCTAACGGTCGTAGCAATGGGGACTTCTGCTCCGGAATTAGTTGTTAACATTATTTCCGGATCGGTACAAGATGTGGGGAGTGGTGCCAATGAAGTAGTATTTGGGAATATTATAGGCTCTAACATTTTCAACATCTTCCTGATCTTGGGAATCGCCAGTATCATTTATCCATTAACAGTTGAAAGAAATGCTCTTTGGAAAGAAGTTCCTTACTCCCTACTAGCAACTTTTATATTTTTCATCCTAGTAAACGATGCTCTATTTTTTGGGTCAGACACAAACTCGCTTGATACAAAAGACGGGATCATTTTACTTGCAATGTTCGTGCTCTTCTTGGTTTATATTTTCATGAACTTGAATAGAAACCCAGAAGCTGAAGTAGAGGATATAGAGATTCATGGAAGTTTGAAAACAACAATCATGATTGTGCTTGGAATTGTAGGGCTTGTATTTGGAGGTAATCTCATCGTTGAGAATGCGGTTACAATTGCTAAATTTTATCATGTAAGTGATAAAATGATAGGGTTAACTATACTAGCTGCAGGTACCTCACTACCAGAGCTTGCCACTTCGGCAGTAGCAGCTTTTCATAAAAAATCGGACTTAGCTGTGGGAAACATTGTTGGGTCCAACATTTTCAATTTACTTCTTGTACTTGGAGCAACAGCAATCGTTCACTCTCCGTTAGTATTCACACCAACATTAAATACGGATCTTTACATTGTCATGATAGGCACATTGATGCTTTTCGTATTCATGTTTACCCTCAATAAATTCAAACTGGATAGATCTGAGGGGATCATTTACATAGTAGGATTTTTAATCTATTCATATTATCTATTTGTCAGGGAACAAATCCTTCCTGGATTTTTTTAA
- a CDS encoding BamA/TamA family outer membrane protein, giving the protein MKDEEKILAKQKIEGLSGSLHDGASGLYEQKNNSRILFSYPFTHLAHLYKLGENGFIFKGYDKQRAIKKRDSLVAKYDRKIAIATSEKKIQKLRNRRAKKYDKKNRKVKQGNQLMRWGEPLAIYHHTSTATTSERISQFLYSKGYFDATVKIDTSGYDSLSFIKKFSRDVRNWVSGWAGKKDSYVNLAYYVDLNTRYVIDSIQYEIEDTVLQALIFENIKDSPLKKGYYEQEVLTNERDFVYDLAVNNGYYEFSKQYVGFKIDSVNLGRDTVIVREIIKNPSGQKQHKIFYLDSIVFITDANVSRGYHRTQEKYRDITFLFGKNRYSKKVLEWRIPLEQDDPYSRDLTIETQRQLSYLDNFKFVNINYDTTGNYFVANIFTSPFDKFQTSSEFGLSRTQGRPGPFVNFNLKNRNTFRTLEILSFDANAKLEDLQSVREESNFTGNYTSRQFGGEVAISFPQFLFPLGSYYKNKIGRFNPKTRVSFSFSFEDRVSEYTQLIYRGRWSYSWQVRDQIKYTLTPFQLELIDASTTNSFQSFLSSLDENNPYPRAFESSVVSSTAFQLDLNQGDFISNQDGSYVQLNGEIGGDLNNVFGNSLFGDSLATFQFAKAQVDLRKINRLSRNTNVAFRLNVGLAYPYGEDRSLPYNRYFFAGGSSSIRAWRPRRLGPGAFGIFEEGSTESVDYSFEQQGNILIESSIELRQDLVGFLEGAIFIDAGNIWQLRRSLVGEDAEGDDGLFRFNDFMKQMAVGTGVGLRFDLQFLIFRVDLGMKLFDPAQKRGERFVGDQLFSNFNRNTEINIGIGYPF; this is encoded by the coding sequence TTGAAGGACGAAGAAAAAATTCTTGCAAAGCAAAAAATTGAAGGATTATCTGGCTCATTGCATGATGGAGCATCAGGTCTTTATGAGCAAAAAAACAATAGCAGGATACTTTTCAGCTACCCATTCACCCATTTGGCTCATCTATACAAGTTGGGTGAAAATGGATTTATATTCAAAGGATATGATAAACAAAGAGCAATCAAAAAAAGAGATTCTTTGGTGGCTAAATATGATAGAAAAATTGCGATCGCTACTTCAGAAAAAAAGATTCAAAAACTAAGAAATAGAAGGGCAAAAAAATATGATAAAAAGAATAGAAAAGTAAAGCAAGGCAACCAACTAATGAGATGGGGGGAACCTCTTGCTATCTATCATCATACTAGCACTGCTACTACTTCTGAAAGAATTAGTCAATTCCTTTATTCTAAGGGTTATTTTGATGCTACAGTTAAAATTGATACCAGTGGTTACGATAGTCTAAGTTTCATAAAGAAGTTTAGCAGGGATGTCCGAAACTGGGTCAGTGGGTGGGCTGGCAAAAAAGACAGTTATGTGAATCTGGCATATTATGTGGACCTGAATACTCGGTATGTAATTGACTCCATTCAATATGAAATTGAAGACACGGTACTTCAAGCCCTAATTTTTGAAAACATCAAAGATTCCCCCCTTAAAAAAGGATATTATGAACAGGAAGTATTGACTAATGAAAGAGATTTTGTCTATGATCTTGCTGTGAATAATGGCTACTACGAATTTTCGAAACAGTATGTTGGTTTTAAAATTGATTCTGTAAACCTTGGAAGGGATACAGTCATCGTCAGAGAAATAATAAAAAACCCTTCAGGACAGAAACAACACAAAATTTTTTACCTCGATTCAATCGTATTTATCACTGATGCTAATGTGAGTCGAGGTTATCATAGAACTCAAGAAAAGTATCGAGATATTACCTTCCTCTTTGGAAAGAATAGATATTCCAAAAAAGTTTTAGAGTGGAGAATTCCATTAGAACAAGATGACCCATACAGCAGGGATCTCACCATAGAAACACAGCGTCAACTCTCCTATCTAGACAATTTTAAGTTTGTTAACATTAATTATGATACTACAGGTAATTATTTTGTGGCCAACATATTTACTTCTCCTTTTGATAAATTTCAGACATCAAGTGAGTTTGGTTTGAGTAGAACTCAAGGAAGGCCGGGCCCGTTTGTTAATTTTAATCTTAAGAACAGAAATACGTTTCGCACACTTGAAATTCTAAGTTTTGATGCAAATGCTAAATTAGAAGACCTGCAATCAGTTCGAGAAGAGTCTAATTTTACAGGCAATTACACTTCCAGGCAATTTGGAGGAGAAGTGGCTATATCATTTCCTCAATTCCTATTCCCTCTAGGATCCTACTACAAAAATAAAATTGGTCGATTTAATCCTAAAACACGTGTTTCGTTTAGTTTTTCCTTTGAAGATAGAGTCTCGGAATATACCCAACTTATTTACCGTGGAAGGTGGTCTTACAGTTGGCAAGTACGGGATCAAATAAAGTACACACTCACTCCTTTTCAATTGGAATTGATTGATGCATCTACGACTAACTCCTTTCAGAGCTTTCTTAGTAGTCTTGACGAAAACAACCCATACCCACGGGCTTTTGAATCTTCTGTAGTAAGCAGTACTGCATTTCAACTTGATCTAAATCAAGGGGATTTTATAAGTAATCAAGATGGTAGTTATGTACAGCTAAATGGAGAGATTGGTGGAGATTTGAATAATGTGTTTGGAAATTCATTATTTGGTGATAGTCTAGCAACCTTTCAATTTGCAAAAGCTCAAGTAGATTTAAGAAAAATTAATCGATTATCAAGAAATACTAATGTTGCATTTAGGCTCAATGTAGGTTTAGCCTACCCTTATGGAGAAGATAGGTCATTACCTTACAATAGGTACTTTTTTGCTGGTGGAAGTAGTAGCATTAGAGCATGGCGTCCAAGGAGGCTTGGGCCGGGTGCTTTTGGGATTTTTGAAGAAGGGAGTACAGAAAGCGTAGATTATAGTTTTGAACAGCAAGGCAATATCCTCATCGAATCCAGCATAGAGCTGAGGCAAGATCTGGTCGGCTTCCTTGAAGGAGCTATTTTTATTGATGCAGGAAACATCTGGCAATTAAGAAGATCTCTGGTCGGAGAGGATGCAGAAGGAGACGATGGACTATTCAGATTTAATGATTTTATGAAACAAATGGCCGTGGGTACTGGAGTAGGCTTACGCTTTGATTTACAATTCTTGATTTTCAGGGTTGACCTTGGGATGAAGCTTTTTGACCCGGCTCAGAAGCGAGGAGAACGATTTGTAGGTGATCAACTGTTTTCAAATTTTAATAGAAATACAGAAATAAATATTGGAATTGGCTATCCTTTCTGA
- the pgi gene encoding glucose-6-phosphate isomerase: MLPKIDPTTTKSWVKLTELVSEKTDIQKLLKENSREDDLTFDHKDFYFDFSKNELTKEVLDQSINLAKECHLEEAIKAMFDGSKINETENRKVLHTALRAGKNSDVLYELEKIKSFTGKLHKGEWIGFSGKKITDIVNIGIGGSDLGPKIITHALKPYWKNINPHFVSNVDAAQLVETLEHLNPETTLFIIASKTFTTQETITNAISARSWFLQNGGSEVDVSKHFVAVSTNESAVVDFGISSENMFEFWDWVGGRFSLWSAIGLSIASAIGYEHFEKLLAGAREMDEHFMNADLEENIPVISAMIGVWYNNFLNYDSFAILPYDHRLRFLPSYLQQVDMESNGKSIDRSGNKITHQTGPIIWGEPGTNGQHAFYQLIHQGSKIVPCEFIAIAKPAHNHDDHHEKLLANFFAQSEALLTGKKRDQVLKELGEDANQTLINSKIFEGNRPSTSILIKELTPFNLGKLIAFYEHRVFTQGVIWNIFSFDQWGVELGKQLSKPILEEIRSRKEGDHDTSTNSLMRAYYAMRK, encoded by the coding sequence ATGCTACCAAAAATTGACCCAACGACCACTAAGTCATGGGTGAAATTGACTGAACTTGTTTCTGAGAAAACAGACATTCAGAAATTGCTAAAAGAGAATTCACGAGAAGATGATCTTACGTTTGATCACAAGGACTTCTACTTTGATTTTTCAAAAAACGAATTGACTAAAGAGGTACTTGACCAAAGTATCAATCTAGCTAAAGAATGCCACCTTGAAGAAGCCATAAAAGCAATGTTTGATGGTTCTAAGATAAATGAAACAGAAAACAGAAAAGTATTGCATACAGCTTTGAGAGCTGGTAAAAATTCTGATGTTTTATATGAGCTAGAAAAAATCAAATCTTTTACAGGAAAACTTCACAAAGGTGAGTGGATAGGATTTTCGGGAAAAAAAATTACCGATATTGTTAATATCGGAATTGGTGGATCAGACCTTGGCCCCAAGATAATTACACATGCACTCAAACCTTACTGGAAGAACATCAATCCTCACTTTGTCTCAAATGTAGATGCCGCGCAACTAGTGGAAACACTTGAACATTTGAATCCTGAAACAACATTATTTATTATAGCCTCAAAAACTTTTACTACTCAAGAAACTATTACAAATGCAATTTCTGCTAGAAGTTGGTTTCTACAAAACGGCGGTTCAGAAGTAGATGTTAGTAAGCATTTTGTGGCTGTCAGCACTAATGAAAGTGCTGTTGTTGATTTTGGAATTTCTTCTGAAAACATGTTTGAATTTTGGGATTGGGTAGGCGGAAGGTTTTCACTTTGGTCTGCCATTGGGCTTAGTATAGCTAGTGCTATTGGTTATGAGCACTTTGAAAAATTACTTGCCGGAGCAAGAGAAATGGATGAGCATTTTATGAATGCTGATTTGGAAGAAAATATACCGGTCATCTCAGCCATGATCGGCGTATGGTATAACAATTTTCTGAACTATGATTCATTCGCAATCCTTCCATACGACCATCGCCTAAGATTCCTTCCCTCCTATTTGCAACAAGTTGATATGGAGAGCAATGGTAAATCTATTGATCGCTCGGGTAACAAAATAACACATCAAACAGGACCAATTATCTGGGGAGAACCAGGTACTAATGGGCAACATGCTTTTTATCAACTCATCCATCAAGGAAGCAAAATCGTTCCATGCGAATTTATAGCTATCGCAAAACCTGCACATAATCATGATGATCATCATGAGAAACTTCTTGCAAACTTTTTCGCTCAATCTGAGGCTCTTTTGACGGGCAAAAAAAGAGATCAAGTATTAAAAGAACTTGGTGAAGATGCGAATCAAACGCTAATCAATTCGAAGATTTTTGAAGGTAATAGACCCTCAACTAGTATTCTGATCAAAGAGTTAACTCCGTTTAACTTAGGAAAGTTGATTGCATTCTATGAACATCGTGTCTTCACACAGGGCGTAATCTGGAACATTTTTAGTTTTGATCAATGGGGAGTTGAACTTGGAAAACAACTTTCAAAACCTATTCTAGAAGAAATCAGATCTAGAAAAGAAGGAGATCACGATACTTCCACCAATTCATTGATGCGGGCCTATTACGCCATGCGTAAATGA
- the hemF gene encoding oxygen-dependent coproporphyrinogen oxidase: MELTKESIAEWFKKLQNDICFSLEKLDGKSKFVEDEWERSEGGGGRSRAIQGGNLIEKGGVNFSAVSGPTPEKILQALNLSQAEFFATGVSIVLHPENPWVPIIHMNVRYFEMSNGVWWFGGGIDLTPHFVIPDKAKSFHQHLQSTCDKHSPNFYHKFKSWADDYFFVKHRNETRGIGGIFFDKLGDKEGRSKEEQWSFVKDVAETFIPAYQDAVQRLRDEKWAIEDKKWQKIRRGRYVEFNLVHDKGTKFGLDTNGRTESILMSLPPEVNWEYSHQPTTDLQRETLASLKKGIDWINA, translated from the coding sequence ATGGAATTAACAAAAGAATCAATTGCTGAATGGTTCAAGAAATTGCAAAATGATATATGTTTCTCTTTAGAGAAGCTCGATGGAAAATCAAAGTTTGTAGAGGATGAATGGGAAAGATCAGAGGGAGGAGGAGGAAGATCTCGTGCAATACAAGGAGGAAACTTGATTGAAAAAGGAGGAGTAAATTTTTCAGCTGTTTCTGGTCCAACTCCAGAGAAAATTCTACAAGCATTAAATTTATCTCAAGCAGAGTTTTTCGCAACGGGAGTTTCCATTGTACTTCACCCAGAGAATCCATGGGTTCCTATCATCCACATGAACGTTCGCTACTTTGAAATGAGTAATGGAGTATGGTGGTTTGGTGGTGGAATAGATTTAACACCTCATTTTGTTATTCCAGATAAAGCAAAGAGCTTTCATCAGCACCTCCAATCAACTTGCGATAAACATTCCCCTAATTTTTATCATAAGTTTAAATCTTGGGCAGACGATTATTTCTTTGTAAAACACAGAAACGAAACACGTGGAATAGGAGGAATTTTTTTTGACAAGCTTGGTGATAAAGAAGGGAGATCAAAGGAAGAACAGTGGTCTTTTGTTAAAGATGTGGCAGAAACATTTATTCCTGCTTATCAAGATGCCGTTCAGCGTCTAAGAGACGAAAAATGGGCAATAGAAGATAAGAAGTGGCAAAAAATTAGGAGAGGAAGATATGTGGAATTCAATCTCGTTCATGATAAAGGCACCAAGTTTGGGCTTGATACAAATGGCAGAACGGAATCTATTCTTATGAGCTTACCTCCAGAAGTTAATTGGGAGTATAGTCACCAACCCACAACAGACCTTCAAAGAGAAACTCTTGCTTCACTCAAAAAAGGCATTGACTGGATCAATGCCTAA
- a CDS encoding phospho-sugar mutase gives MTAEQKANQWLKAANIDEISKKEIQNLLETKEELDEAFLNDLEFGTGGLRGIMGIGTSRINKFTIGMATQGFSNYLKTQFDEVKVAIAYDSRNNSHLFAQTAADVFSANGIKVFLFENLRPTPELSFAIRHLECQGGIVITASHNPKEYNGYKAYWSDGGQIVSPHDKNIISEVNKIDSIENINFNGNKELIQLIGEDIDQAYLDMVKNLSLSPDSIQNNSDLKIVYSSIHGTGITLIPRALHELGFKNIYTVKEQENPDGDFPTVIYPNPEEKEAMSLALQEAEKIDADIVLATDPDADRVGIAVKNSNNEFQLLNGNQTGVLIVYYLIKKWSEKGLNGNEYVGKTIVTTELIREIANSHKIKCYDTLTGFKWIANMIKEKQGKEVFIGGGEESYGYMIGEEVRDKDAVASSVVIVELVAWAKEKGYSLFELLNNIYKKYGFYYEELKSITKKGIKGAEEIKIMMESFRSNPPKKLAGSEVIEVIDYLTGDKLSSGKKEALAFPKSNVLQYITDDKTKVSIRPSGTEPKIKFYFSVKGKIENDDYFESEEKLKNKVHNLLNDLNL, from the coding sequence ATGACTGCTGAACAAAAAGCAAATCAGTGGCTCAAAGCAGCCAACATAGACGAGATATCTAAAAAGGAAATACAGAACCTATTGGAGACTAAAGAAGAGCTTGATGAAGCTTTTCTAAATGATTTAGAATTTGGTACCGGCGGATTGAGAGGTATCATGGGTATAGGAACTAGCCGAATCAATAAGTTCACAATCGGGATGGCGACTCAAGGATTCTCAAACTATTTAAAGACGCAATTTGATGAAGTAAAAGTGGCAATTGCATATGACAGCCGCAATAACAGCCATCTATTTGCTCAGACCGCTGCAGATGTTTTTTCTGCAAATGGCATAAAGGTTTTTTTGTTTGAGAACTTAAGACCAACTCCCGAATTATCGTTCGCTATTCGTCATCTGGAATGTCAGGGAGGGATTGTTATTACGGCTTCTCATAATCCAAAGGAATACAATGGATATAAAGCATACTGGTCAGACGGAGGCCAGATTGTCTCGCCTCATGATAAGAACATCATTTCAGAGGTTAATAAGATAGACTCTATCGAGAATATTAATTTCAATGGAAACAAAGAGTTAATTCAGCTTATCGGTGAGGACATTGATCAAGCATATCTGGATATGGTCAAGAATCTATCTCTTTCGCCTGATTCAATTCAAAATAATAGTGATTTAAAAATTGTCTACTCCTCTATTCACGGCACTGGAATCACTTTAATACCAAGAGCTCTTCATGAATTGGGTTTCAAAAATATCTACACTGTTAAGGAACAAGAAAATCCTGATGGTGACTTCCCTACGGTCATATATCCAAATCCTGAAGAAAAAGAGGCAATGTCACTCGCTCTCCAAGAAGCAGAAAAAATTGATGCGGATATTGTTCTGGCAACAGACCCAGATGCCGATCGAGTCGGAATAGCTGTTAAAAACTCCAACAATGAGTTTCAATTGCTCAATGGAAATCAAACAGGAGTTTTGATTGTCTATTATCTAATCAAAAAATGGAGCGAAAAAGGACTCAATGGAAATGAGTACGTCGGCAAAACAATTGTAACTACTGAACTCATTCGAGAGATCGCAAATAGCCATAAAATAAAATGTTACGATACGCTTACCGGATTCAAGTGGATCGCAAATATGATCAAGGAAAAGCAAGGAAAAGAAGTATTCATAGGTGGTGGTGAAGAGAGTTATGGCTATATGATAGGCGAAGAAGTTAGAGATAAAGACGCTGTAGCTAGCAGTGTAGTCATCGTAGAACTAGTTGCTTGGGCTAAAGAAAAAGGATATAGTCTTTTCGAATTGTTGAACAACATTTACAAAAAATACGGATTCTACTATGAAGAATTAAAATCAATCACGAAGAAAGGAATAAAAGGAGCTGAAGAGATTAAAATCATGATGGAAAGCTTCAGATCAAATCCACCTAAAAAACTTGCCGGATCGGAAGTTATCGAAGTAATTGATTATCTGACAGGAGATAAGCTATCATCGGGCAAAAAAGAGGCTCTCGCTTTTCCAAAATCTAATGTGCTGCAGTACATTACTGACGATAAAACCAAAGTGAGCATCAGGCCTTCCGGTACTGAACCAAAAATAAAATTTTACTTTTCAGTTAAAGGCAAAATAGAAAATGATGATTATTTTGAGAGTGAAGAAAAATTAAAAAATAAAGTACATAACTTGTTGAATGACTTGAATTTGTGA
- a CDS encoding RNA methyltransferase translates to MLSNKEQKFIKSLKVKKYRTRERCFLVEGAKNVQELLNSDFEVELIVGTELYFSSHVRSGNYRNEIVKADLLTQLSTFKTNEDVLAVVRMKEDIREGINYNDHIFVLDGVSDPGNLGTIIRTLDWFGFQQVICSADCAEFYHPKVISSSMGSFTRVGVLTLELSSFYQKNELPVYAATMDGMPVDKADFKSPIVIVMGSESHGISDLTKKFISQSITIPQFGKAESLNVGIATGIIASHLRMA, encoded by the coding sequence ATGCTCTCAAATAAGGAACAAAAATTTATAAAATCGCTTAAAGTTAAGAAGTACCGCACTCGTGAGAGATGCTTTTTAGTAGAAGGAGCAAAAAATGTGCAAGAGTTGTTGAATTCTGATTTCGAAGTTGAACTTATTGTCGGTACTGAACTTTATTTTTCTTCGCATGTAAGATCGGGTAATTATCGAAATGAGATCGTCAAAGCAGATCTGTTGACACAGTTGAGCACATTTAAGACAAATGAAGATGTTCTAGCGGTGGTCAGAATGAAAGAAGATATAAGAGAAGGCATAAACTACAATGATCACATTTTTGTGCTAGACGGGGTGAGCGATCCAGGAAATCTCGGGACAATTATTCGAACATTAGATTGGTTTGGCTTTCAGCAAGTGATTTGTTCTGCGGATTGTGCGGAGTTTTATCATCCCAAAGTGATAAGTAGTAGTATGGGGTCTTTCACAAGAGTGGGCGTTTTGACGTTAGAATTGAGTTCTTTTTATCAAAAGAATGAGCTACCTGTTTATGCAGCAACTATGGATGGTATGCCTGTTGATAAAGCAGATTTCAAATCTCCTATAGTAATTGTAATGGGAAGTGAATCTCATGGTATTAGTGATTTGACGAAAAAATTTATCAGTCAAAGCATAACAATCCCACAATTTGGGAAGGCAGAGTCTTTAAATGTTGGAATAGCAACTGGGATTATTGCCTCTCATTTACGCATGGCGTAA